A genomic stretch from Kribbella amoyensis includes:
- a CDS encoding DUF58 domain-containing protein: MSWRPTHAQLRAVVVAAGLLVIAVLARRPDAAVLGLPLALLAGWGRFFRPREQPEVRTELDADVLFEGQATTYRVKVTGTPDPDIDLVVAALPRARWFRYDPPQAAIAVPATTDELALEVGVRSERWGLRPLERPQVIATSVLGAYRVPIPSAAALSVTTLPLREGFEAVDAVPRPAGLVGLHRSRRPGEGTEIAGVRPFRTGDRLRRINWSVSARTRELHVTSTWSDRDTEVVILLDTGQEVGISEGIDGRSSSLDTAVRAAASIAEHYLRHGDRVRLVDTGTAVRGVRTGSGRSHLRRILDVLVHADRKGRQQDELQLARRHRIRPDSLVLALSPLLRQSMLGYIVTLVHSGCTVIAVDTLPEDVADVIDLNEHDAKAWPLAWRLRLLERRRELDRLGDLGVPTVRWRGAGTLDEVLRDAARVSAAPRMRS, from the coding sequence GTGAGCTGGCGGCCGACGCACGCGCAGCTCCGGGCGGTCGTCGTGGCCGCCGGACTGCTGGTGATCGCTGTCCTGGCCCGCCGCCCCGACGCCGCCGTCCTCGGACTCCCGCTGGCCCTGCTCGCCGGCTGGGGCCGCTTCTTCCGGCCCCGCGAGCAGCCCGAGGTCCGGACCGAACTGGACGCTGACGTGCTCTTCGAGGGCCAGGCGACCACGTACCGGGTCAAGGTCACCGGGACCCCGGATCCGGACATCGACCTGGTCGTCGCCGCACTGCCGCGGGCGAGGTGGTTCCGCTACGACCCACCGCAGGCCGCGATCGCGGTGCCCGCGACGACCGACGAGCTCGCGTTGGAGGTGGGCGTCCGCTCCGAGCGCTGGGGGCTACGGCCGCTCGAACGCCCCCAGGTGATCGCCACGTCCGTCCTCGGTGCGTACCGCGTCCCGATCCCGTCCGCGGCCGCGTTGTCGGTGACCACGCTGCCGTTGCGCGAGGGGTTCGAAGCCGTCGACGCCGTACCGCGACCCGCCGGCCTGGTCGGGCTGCACCGGTCCCGGCGACCGGGGGAGGGTACGGAGATCGCCGGAGTCCGCCCGTTCCGTACCGGGGACCGTCTGCGCCGGATCAACTGGTCCGTGTCCGCCCGGACCCGCGAACTGCACGTCACGTCCACCTGGTCCGACCGGGACACCGAGGTGGTGATCCTGCTCGACACCGGCCAAGAGGTCGGGATCAGCGAGGGCATCGACGGTCGCTCCAGCAGCCTGGACACCGCGGTCCGTGCGGCAGCGTCGATCGCGGAGCACTACCTGCGGCACGGGGACAGGGTCCGCCTGGTCGACACGGGCACCGCGGTTCGCGGCGTACGGACCGGGAGCGGACGGTCTCACCTGCGCCGGATCCTCGACGTCCTGGTGCACGCGGATCGCAAGGGACGGCAGCAGGACGAGCTGCAGCTGGCACGACGGCACCGGATCCGGCCGGACAGCCTGGTCCTCGCGTTGAGCCCGTTGCTGCGGCAGTCGATGCTCGGCTACATCGTCACGCTGGTCCACTCCGGCTGCACCGTGATCGCGGTGGACACGTTGCCCGAGGACGTTGCCGACGTCATCGACCTGAACGAGCACGACGCGAAGGCGTGGCCGCTGGCCTGGCGACTGCGGCTGCTCGAACGCCGCCGCGAACTCGACCGGCTCGGCGACCTCGGCGTACCGACCGTGCGCTGGCGGGGTGCGGGCACCCTGGACGAGGTCCTGCGGGACGCCGCGCGCGTGTCCGCCGCCCCGAGGATGCGGTCATGA
- a CDS encoding TetR/AcrR family transcriptional regulator, with the protein MVDPEEPRRRAAHLGPERRRPLILDAALEVFVERGYAGTTMQAVADAAGVTKPVVYASFANRDELLLALLAREEQHLVISIVAALPADPSVGSPQEHVLEGLTAFLEAVQKTPRSWQIVFGAQYGAAPVVADRVRGARAFLVEALRLTLVKSMPHATDPDANLPVLAELLASMTESCARMLVVEGSTRTPAELARTVSQVVGGGFGAV; encoded by the coding sequence GTGGTGGACCCCGAAGAACCTCGCCGCCGGGCCGCACACCTCGGACCGGAACGCCGCCGTCCGCTGATCCTGGACGCCGCCCTCGAGGTGTTCGTCGAGCGCGGGTACGCCGGCACGACGATGCAGGCGGTCGCCGACGCGGCCGGTGTCACCAAGCCCGTCGTCTACGCCTCCTTCGCCAACCGCGACGAACTCCTGCTCGCCCTGCTGGCCCGCGAGGAGCAGCACCTGGTCATCTCGATCGTCGCCGCGCTGCCGGCCGATCCGAGTGTCGGCAGCCCGCAGGAGCACGTGCTGGAGGGGCTGACCGCGTTCCTGGAGGCGGTGCAGAAGACGCCGCGGTCCTGGCAGATCGTCTTCGGCGCCCAGTACGGCGCGGCGCCGGTGGTGGCCGATCGCGTCCGGGGGGCCCGCGCGTTCTTGGTCGAGGCGTTGCGGCTGACCCTGGTGAAATCGATGCCGCATGCCACCGATCCGGACGCGAACCTGCCGGTGCTGGCCGAGTTGCTGGCCTCGATGACCGAGAGCTGCGCCCGGATGCTCGTCGTCGAGGGCAGCACCCGGACCCCGGCCGAGCTGGCCCGGACCGTCTCCCAGGTCGTCGGCGGCGGCTTCGGCGCGGTCTAG
- a CDS encoding SCP2 sterol-binding domain-containing protein, with protein sequence MTERGSAAWLESGDLAALDLAELARLVDHTSERELRHRLIGGVREVALREIFRRMPDYLRPARAAGFDAVVAWLITGAGGGENGVDEYRIRVRDGRCSVLADRTEPAQISVRTDPATLLKIVTGNEDPVTAVLKQRLSVRGDLALAARLTKIFAVGPG encoded by the coding sequence ATGACCGAGCGAGGCAGTGCCGCCTGGCTCGAATCCGGGGATCTCGCCGCCCTCGACCTGGCCGAACTGGCCCGGCTGGTGGACCACACCTCGGAACGAGAGCTCCGGCATCGACTCATCGGGGGAGTGCGAGAGGTCGCGTTGCGCGAGATCTTTCGCCGGATGCCGGATTACCTCCGCCCCGCCCGTGCCGCCGGGTTCGACGCTGTCGTCGCCTGGCTGATCACGGGGGCGGGCGGAGGTGAGAACGGCGTCGACGAGTACCGGATCCGGGTCCGCGACGGCCGCTGCAGCGTGCTCGCCGACCGGACCGAGCCGGCCCAGATCTCCGTCCGCACCGATCCGGCGACGCTGCTGAAGATCGTCACCGGCAACGAGGACCCGGTCACCGCGGTGCTCAAACAACGGCTCTCGGTCCGCGGCGACCTGGCCCTGGCCGCCCGCCTGACCAAGATCTTCGCGGTCGGTCCGGGCTGA
- a CDS encoding MmcQ/YjbR family DNA-binding protein, with protein MLDADDVRRIALSLPEAVEKERWRHPTFDVAGRMFLTIPDDQTSFAVRCPKLERDELIAAEPAKFWVPPHEAPSAWVRARLAELEDTDELYDIVLDSWRQAAPGHLTAPDRP; from the coding sequence GTGCTCGACGCCGACGACGTACGCCGGATCGCGTTGTCCTTGCCGGAGGCCGTGGAGAAGGAACGCTGGCGCCATCCGACCTTCGACGTGGCCGGGCGGATGTTCCTGACGATCCCGGACGACCAGACCTCGTTCGCGGTCCGCTGCCCCAAGCTGGAGCGCGACGAGCTGATCGCCGCCGAGCCGGCCAAGTTCTGGGTCCCGCCGCACGAGGCGCCGTCGGCCTGGGTCCGGGCCCGGCTGGCCGAGCTGGAGGACACCGACGAGCTGTACGACATCGTCCTGGACTCCTGGCGGCAGGCGGCGCCGGGGCACCTGACCGCCCCGGATCGGCCCTGA
- a CDS encoding DUF885 domain-containing protein — MTDATTPTSPIDVVSERFLEEFVELAPTNATFMGIEGYDHRLPDYSPAGFEALAELNRRTLAEATAITPGSPREEVAKDALLERLGLELETYQAGVPQYQLNALVSVPAEIRQVFDLMPTATDEHWETIAIRLNQVGTTLDGFRESLLGQAAQGRVSAARQVNDLAQRIASWTGADGEDFFAGLAARAPESPVKATVETAAAAARKAYEQFGQWLVTDLLPKAPRRDACGREVYELASRNFLGATVDLEETYAWGWQELGRIEAEMAKIAAELNGGDPSIAAVAGLLDNDPARKIRGKEAFRDWMQQLADAAVTELAGTHFDIPDEIRRIECMIAPTSDGTIYYTGPSEDLTSRPGRMWWAVPAGVQDFATWREVTTVYHEGVPGHHLQVAQTMLQAGRLNRWQRMGCWVSGHGEGWALYAERLMEELGYLEEPGARLGMLDAQAFRSARVVVDIGMHLELEIPRDNPFGWRPGETWNAELGFEFLRAHCRMETEFLKAELNRYLGWPGQAPSYKVGERIWLQAREDAKQRKGSAFDLRTFHSDALNLGSLGLDPLRRALDKL; from the coding sequence GTGACGGATGCGACTACACCGACCAGTCCGATCGACGTGGTGTCGGAGCGGTTCCTCGAGGAGTTCGTCGAGCTCGCCCCGACCAACGCCACCTTCATGGGGATCGAGGGGTACGACCACCGGCTGCCGGACTACTCGCCGGCCGGGTTCGAGGCGCTCGCCGAGCTGAACCGGCGGACCCTGGCCGAGGCGACGGCGATCACGCCCGGCAGTCCGCGCGAGGAGGTCGCGAAGGACGCCCTGCTGGAACGCCTCGGCCTGGAGCTGGAGACGTACCAGGCCGGCGTCCCGCAGTACCAGCTGAACGCGCTCGTCTCGGTGCCCGCGGAGATCCGGCAGGTGTTCGACCTGATGCCGACCGCGACCGACGAGCACTGGGAGACCATCGCGATCCGGCTCAACCAGGTCGGCACCACGCTGGACGGGTTCCGCGAGTCGCTGCTCGGCCAGGCCGCCCAGGGCCGCGTCTCGGCGGCCCGCCAGGTGAACGACCTGGCCCAGCGGATCGCCAGCTGGACCGGCGCCGACGGCGAGGACTTCTTCGCCGGCCTGGCCGCGCGAGCACCGGAGAGCCCGGTCAAGGCCACCGTGGAGACGGCCGCGGCCGCCGCGCGCAAGGCATACGAGCAGTTCGGTCAGTGGCTGGTCACCGACCTGTTGCCGAAGGCGCCGCGCCGGGACGCCTGCGGCCGCGAGGTGTACGAGCTGGCCTCGCGGAACTTCCTCGGCGCCACCGTCGACCTCGAGGAGACGTACGCCTGGGGCTGGCAGGAGCTCGGCCGGATCGAGGCCGAGATGGCCAAGATCGCCGCCGAGCTGAACGGCGGTGACCCGAGCATCGCGGCCGTCGCCGGGCTGCTGGACAACGACCCGGCCCGCAAGATCCGCGGCAAGGAGGCGTTCCGCGATTGGATGCAGCAGCTCGCCGACGCCGCGGTGACCGAGCTGGCTGGAACGCATTTCGACATCCCGGACGAGATCCGCCGGATCGAGTGCATGATCGCGCCGACGTCCGACGGCACCATCTACTACACCGGGCCGAGCGAGGACCTGACCAGCCGGCCCGGCCGGATGTGGTGGGCGGTGCCGGCCGGCGTCCAGGACTTCGCCACCTGGCGCGAGGTGACCACGGTGTACCACGAGGGCGTCCCGGGGCATCACCTCCAGGTCGCCCAGACGATGCTGCAGGCCGGCCGGCTGAACCGCTGGCAGCGGATGGGCTGCTGGGTCTCCGGTCACGGCGAGGGCTGGGCGCTGTACGCCGAGCGCCTGATGGAGGAGCTCGGGTACCTGGAGGAGCCGGGCGCCCGGCTCGGCATGCTGGACGCGCAGGCGTTCCGGTCGGCCCGGGTGGTGGTCGACATCGGCATGCACCTGGAGCTGGAGATCCCGCGGGACAACCCGTTCGGCTGGCGTCCGGGTGAGACCTGGAACGCCGAGCTCGGGTTCGAGTTCCTCCGGGCGCACTGCCGGATGGAGACCGAGTTCCTCAAGGCCGAGCTGAACCGGTACCTCGGCTGGCCGGGGCAGGCTCCGTCGTACAAGGTGGGCGAGCGGATCTGGCTGCAGGCGCGCGAGGACGCCAAGCAGCGCAAGGGATCCGCGTTCGACCTGCGCACCTTCCACTCCGACGCGCTCAACCTGGGTTCCCTCGGACTCGACCCGTTGCGCCGCGCGCTCGACAAGCTGTGA
- a CDS encoding AAA family ATPase codes for MTDRQPGVELDLPDVSALSRQVLDRVGEAVVGKAEALELVLAGILAGGHVLLEDYPGLAKTLAARSFAQALGLEFRRVQFTPDLLPSDVTGAFVYDQKESEFVFRPGPIFTGLLLADEINRTPPKTQAALLESMQEHQVTVEGQTFPLPAPFHVLATANPVEYEGTYPLPEAQLDRFMLRIGFGYPSADEEWEVLRRRMGRRQEDQVVEAVTDAAGLRSAQRVIETVTVDDTVGRYCVELAAATRRDSQVLVGASPRGSLALLLTARAYAVIQGRDYVVPEDVKAVAIAALAHRITVRPELWLHEVTGATVVRAVLGSVPAPPTVVGARQ; via the coding sequence GTGACTGATCGGCAACCAGGCGTGGAGCTCGACCTGCCCGACGTGTCGGCGCTGAGCCGGCAGGTGCTGGACCGGGTCGGCGAGGCCGTGGTCGGCAAGGCCGAGGCGCTCGAACTGGTGCTGGCCGGCATCCTGGCCGGTGGCCACGTGCTGCTGGAGGACTACCCGGGCCTGGCCAAGACGCTGGCCGCACGGTCGTTCGCGCAGGCGCTCGGGCTGGAGTTCCGCCGGGTCCAGTTCACCCCGGATCTGCTGCCGTCCGACGTCACCGGCGCCTTCGTCTACGACCAGAAGGAGTCCGAGTTCGTCTTCCGGCCGGGCCCGATCTTCACCGGCCTGCTGCTCGCCGACGAGATCAACCGGACCCCGCCGAAGACCCAGGCCGCGCTGCTCGAGTCGATGCAGGAGCACCAGGTCACGGTCGAGGGCCAGACGTTCCCGCTGCCCGCGCCGTTCCATGTACTCGCGACCGCGAACCCGGTCGAGTACGAAGGCACGTACCCGTTGCCGGAGGCCCAGCTCGACCGGTTCATGCTCCGCATCGGCTTCGGGTACCCGAGCGCCGACGAGGAGTGGGAGGTACTCCGCCGCCGGATGGGCCGCCGCCAGGAGGACCAGGTGGTCGAGGCGGTGACCGACGCGGCCGGCTTGCGGTCCGCGCAGCGCGTGATCGAGACCGTCACCGTGGACGACACCGTCGGTCGGTACTGCGTGGAGCTGGCCGCCGCGACCCGGCGGGACTCGCAGGTCCTCGTCGGTGCGTCGCCGCGTGGTTCGCTGGCGTTGCTGCTGACCGCCCGCGCGTACGCCGTGATCCAGGGCCGCGACTACGTCGTCCCCGAGGACGTGAAGGCGGTCGCGATCGCCGCGCTGGCGCACCGGATCACCGTGCGCCCGGAGCTGTGGCTGCACGAGGTCACCGGAGCGACCGTGGTCCGCGCGGTGCTCGGATCCGTCCCGGCCCCGCCGACCGTCGTAGGCGCCCGGCAGTGA
- a CDS encoding acyl-CoA carboxylase subunit epsilon: MTESATPEPQPVLRVVKGDPTPEELAALVAVVTARATAVPAAPEPDRAGDWATYWRTAKRPLHPGPGRWRASAHP, from the coding sequence ATGACCGAATCCGCCACACCTGAGCCGCAGCCCGTCCTCCGGGTCGTCAAGGGCGACCCGACCCCCGAGGAACTGGCTGCCCTGGTCGCCGTCGTCACTGCCCGCGCAACCGCGGTCCCCGCAGCCCCCGAGCCGGACCGCGCCGGCGACTGGGCCACGTACTGGCGCACCGCGAAACGCCCGCTCCACCCCGGCCCGGGTCGTTGGCGAGCGAGCGCGCATCCGTGA
- a CDS encoding acyl-CoA carboxylase subunit beta, whose protein sequence is MGETVNIHTTAGKLADLDQRLDEAVHAGSERAVEKQHARGKKTARERIALLLDEDSFSELDEFARHRSTSFGLDANRPYGDGVVTGFGTIDGRQVCVFAQDFTVFGGSLGEVFGEKIVKVMDLAMKIGCPLIGINDSGGARIQEGVVSLGLYGEIFRRNVRASGVIPQISLIMGPCAGGAVYSPAVTDFTVMVDESSYMFITGPDVIKTVTGEDVSQEALGGARTHNTKSGNAHYLGSDEEDAIEWVKALVGHLPQNNLEDPPAFDEPADLAPTETDLALDTLIPDSPNQPYEMHTAIEAVVDDGEFLEVQALFAPNLIVGFGRVEGRPVGVVANQPMQFAGTLDIDASEKAARFVRTCDAFNLPILTFVDVPGFLPGTDQEWNGIIRRGAKLIYAYAEATVPMITVITRKAYGGAYDVMGSKHLGADMNIAWPTAQIAVMGAQGAVNILYRRELAATEDAEGRRQQLITEYEDHLANPYVAAERGYIDAVIKPSETRSEIIRALRLLRTKRDTLPPKKHGNIPL, encoded by the coding sequence ATGGGAGAGACCGTGAACATCCACACCACCGCCGGGAAGCTCGCGGACCTGGATCAGCGGCTGGACGAGGCCGTGCACGCCGGGTCGGAGCGCGCGGTCGAGAAGCAGCACGCCCGCGGCAAGAAGACCGCCCGGGAGCGGATCGCGCTGCTGCTGGACGAGGACTCCTTCTCCGAGCTGGACGAGTTCGCCCGGCACCGGTCGACGTCGTTCGGCCTGGACGCCAACCGCCCGTACGGCGACGGCGTGGTGACCGGGTTCGGCACCATCGACGGCCGCCAGGTGTGCGTGTTCGCCCAGGACTTCACCGTCTTCGGTGGCAGCCTCGGCGAGGTCTTCGGCGAGAAGATCGTCAAGGTGATGGACCTGGCGATGAAGATCGGCTGCCCGCTGATCGGCATCAACGACTCCGGCGGCGCCCGGATCCAGGAGGGCGTGGTCTCGCTCGGCCTGTACGGCGAGATCTTCCGCCGCAACGTCCGCGCGTCCGGCGTGATCCCGCAGATCTCCCTGATCATGGGCCCGTGCGCGGGCGGCGCGGTGTACTCCCCCGCGGTCACCGACTTCACCGTGATGGTGGACGAGTCGTCGTACATGTTCATCACCGGCCCGGACGTGATCAAGACCGTCACCGGCGAGGACGTCAGCCAAGAGGCGCTCGGCGGCGCCCGGACGCACAACACCAAGTCCGGTAACGCGCACTACCTCGGCAGCGACGAGGAGGACGCGATCGAGTGGGTGAAGGCGCTCGTCGGGCACCTCCCGCAGAACAATTTGGAGGACCCGCCGGCCTTCGACGAGCCGGCCGACCTGGCCCCGACCGAGACCGACCTGGCGCTGGACACGCTGATCCCGGACTCGCCGAACCAGCCGTACGAGATGCACACCGCGATCGAGGCGGTGGTCGACGACGGCGAGTTCCTCGAGGTGCAGGCGTTGTTCGCGCCGAACCTGATCGTCGGCTTCGGCCGGGTCGAGGGCCGCCCGGTCGGCGTGGTCGCGAACCAGCCAATGCAGTTCGCCGGGACGCTCGACATCGACGCGTCCGAGAAGGCGGCCCGGTTCGTCCGGACCTGCGACGCGTTCAACCTGCCGATCCTCACCTTCGTCGACGTGCCCGGCTTCCTGCCCGGCACCGACCAGGAGTGGAACGGCATCATCCGCCGCGGCGCCAAGCTGATCTACGCCTACGCCGAGGCGACCGTGCCGATGATCACGGTGATCACCCGGAAGGCGTACGGCGGCGCGTACGACGTGATGGGGTCCAAGCACCTCGGCGCCGACATGAACATCGCCTGGCCGACCGCGCAGATCGCCGTGATGGGGGCCCAGGGCGCCGTCAACATCCTGTACCGGCGGGAGCTGGCCGCGACCGAGGACGCCGAAGGCCGCCGGCAGCAACTGATCACCGAGTACGAGGACCACCTGGCCAACCCGTACGTCGCGGCCGAGCGTGGCTACATCGACGCGGTGATCAAGCCGAGCGAGACCCGCTCCGAGATCATCCGGGCCCTCCGCCTCCTCCGCACCAAACGCGACACCCTGCCCCCGAAGAAGCACGGCAACATCCCGCTGTGA
- a CDS encoding TetR/AcrR family transcriptional regulator gives MTRTRLTAAERGEEVLRAAVQAFGASGYAGTKTDEIARLAGVSQPYVIRLFGTKQQLFLATVERVCERIGDAFRAAAAERADLESLGDAYNRLMTERELLVVLLHGFAASAEPAIGELVRARFGEIYRLVRDLTGASPEEAREFLATGMLLTVMAAMQVAGPNAIECAWSTDLLESL, from the coding sequence ATGACGAGAACCAGGTTGACGGCGGCCGAGCGCGGCGAGGAGGTCCTGCGGGCGGCGGTCCAGGCCTTCGGCGCGTCCGGGTACGCGGGCACGAAGACCGACGAGATCGCCCGCCTGGCCGGGGTGTCCCAGCCGTACGTGATCCGGCTGTTCGGGACCAAGCAGCAGCTGTTCCTGGCCACCGTCGAGCGGGTCTGCGAGCGGATCGGGGACGCGTTCCGGGCCGCGGCCGCGGAGCGCGCCGACCTGGAGAGCTTGGGCGACGCGTACAACCGGCTGATGACCGAGCGCGAACTGCTGGTCGTCCTGCTGCACGGGTTCGCGGCCAGCGCGGAGCCTGCGATCGGCGAGCTGGTCCGGGCCCGGTTCGGCGAGATCTACCGCCTGGTCCGCGACCTCACCGGCGCCTCCCCCGAAGAGGCCCGCGAGTTCCTCGCCACCGGCATGCTGCTCACCGTGATGGCCGCGATGCAGGTGGCCGGCCCGAACGCGATCGAGTGCGCCTGGTCGACCGACCTGCTCGAAAGCCTCTAG
- a CDS encoding Maf family nucleotide pyrophosphatase — protein MTDPKRDRPRFVLASASPARLKTLRSAGVEPEVIVSGVDEDHITAESPGELARVLATLKARAVVATLTDHATVLGCDSVLEIDGVAYGKPGTPDAARERLRAMSGRTGVLHTGHCLFDTRTKQELRELGSTTVHFAELTEEEIDAYVATGEPLVVAGSFTVDGIGGPFVRAIEGDYHNVVGVSLPLLRTMLAQVGISWPALWEQPHFAYDEDEAAKYDETRGGPDRARAAALAVHELLGSTGGRVLELAVGTGIVGAELVALGNLVHGVDLSPAMLRRARIRLPGHVAAADAAQLPFADRRCDAVVAVWLLHLLADSDAVLAEVARVLRPGGVFVTTAEKSEAGRVADGRTPKEGRSEDSLALLVARAARYGLVLDGATTFVGHNQARGTTADPVYPVARFRRVD, from the coding sequence GTGACCGATCCGAAGCGGGACCGCCCGCGGTTTGTGCTGGCCTCCGCCTCGCCGGCCCGGCTGAAGACGCTGCGCAGCGCCGGGGTCGAGCCGGAGGTGATCGTCTCCGGGGTCGACGAGGACCACATCACCGCCGAGAGCCCGGGTGAGCTGGCGCGCGTGCTGGCGACCCTCAAGGCCCGCGCGGTCGTCGCCACCCTGACCGACCACGCGACCGTGCTCGGCTGCGACTCGGTGCTGGAGATCGACGGCGTCGCGTACGGCAAGCCCGGGACCCCGGACGCCGCGCGGGAGCGGCTCCGGGCGATGAGCGGGCGCACCGGCGTCCTGCACACCGGGCACTGCCTGTTCGACACCCGCACCAAGCAGGAGTTGCGCGAGCTCGGTTCGACCACGGTCCACTTCGCCGAGCTCACCGAGGAGGAGATCGACGCGTACGTCGCGACCGGCGAGCCGCTGGTCGTGGCCGGGTCGTTCACCGTCGACGGCATCGGCGGGCCGTTCGTCCGCGCGATCGAGGGCGACTACCACAACGTCGTCGGGGTCTCGCTGCCGTTGCTCCGCACGATGCTCGCGCAGGTCGGCATCTCCTGGCCGGCGTTGTGGGAGCAGCCGCACTTCGCCTACGACGAGGACGAGGCAGCCAAGTACGACGAGACCCGCGGTGGTCCCGATCGCGCCCGCGCGGCCGCTCTCGCGGTGCACGAGCTGCTCGGTTCCACGGGTGGCCGGGTGCTCGAGCTGGCGGTGGGGACGGGGATCGTCGGGGCCGAGCTGGTTGCCTTGGGCAACTTGGTGCACGGGGTCGACCTGTCGCCGGCGATGCTGCGGCGCGCGAGGATCAGGCTGCCCGGTCACGTGGCGGCTGCGGATGCGGCGCAATTGCCGTTCGCCGATCGCCGGTGCGACGCCGTGGTCGCCGTCTGGCTGCTGCACCTGCTGGCCGACAGCGATGCGGTGCTGGCCGAGGTGGCGCGCGTCCTGCGGCCGGGCGGGGTCTTCGTGACCACCGCGGAGAAGTCCGAGGCCGGCCGCGTCGCCGACGGGCGTACGCCCAAGGAAGGACGGTCCGAGGACTCCCTCGCGTTGCTGGTCGCCCGCGCCGCCCGGTACGGCCTGGTCCTCGACGGAGCCACCACCTTCGTCGGCCACAACCAGGCTCGCGGCACCACCGCCGACCCGGTGTACCCCGTGGCCCGCTTCCGCCGGGTGGACTAG
- a CDS encoding DHA2 family efflux MFS transporter permease subunit — protein MTSTALEPGPVAVPGARRSLGTVLAVVGIPMFMVTLDNLVVTNALPVIKAELGASLTDLQWFVNAYTLAFAALLLTASAIGDRLGRRRIFLAGIALFTLASAACALATEPWMLITARAVQGVGAAAVMPLSLTLLSAAVPEKQRSAAIGIWGGISGLGVAVGPVVGGAVVDGLNWQWIFWLNVPIGVLALPFAARVLTESRGGARKLDLVGLVLSAVSVLSIVWGVIHGADDGWTSGPVLGSLVAGVLLLIGFVVWESRTATPMLPLRLFSSRAFSVVNLTSFTFSVGVFGAVFLLAQYFQVVQGYTPLESGIRTLPWTMAPMVVAPLAGLVVDRVGARALIGTGQALLAIALAWIALVTTVDVEYGSLVAPFVLAGIGMGLTFAPAASVVMASAAESDRGVASGTNNTIREIGVAMGVAVLASVFASAGSYENPARYVDGLVPAVWVGASVVAVGAFVALLLPGRPRGISRG, from the coding sequence ATGACTTCGACCGCCCTCGAACCCGGCCCGGTCGCCGTGCCGGGAGCCCGGCGTTCGCTTGGCACGGTGCTGGCCGTGGTGGGGATTCCGATGTTCATGGTCACGCTCGACAACCTGGTCGTGACCAACGCGCTGCCGGTGATCAAGGCCGAGCTGGGCGCCTCGTTGACCGACCTGCAATGGTTCGTCAACGCGTACACCCTCGCCTTCGCCGCGTTGCTGCTGACCGCCTCGGCGATCGGTGACCGGCTCGGCCGGCGGCGGATCTTCCTGGCCGGGATCGCGCTGTTCACCCTCGCCTCGGCCGCCTGTGCGTTGGCCACCGAGCCGTGGATGCTGATCACCGCCCGCGCGGTCCAGGGGGTCGGTGCCGCGGCCGTCATGCCGTTGTCGCTGACCCTGCTGTCCGCGGCCGTGCCCGAGAAGCAGCGCAGCGCCGCGATCGGGATCTGGGGCGGCATCTCCGGACTCGGCGTCGCGGTCGGCCCGGTCGTGGGCGGCGCGGTCGTCGACGGCCTGAACTGGCAGTGGATCTTCTGGCTGAACGTGCCGATCGGCGTGCTCGCGCTGCCGTTCGCCGCGCGGGTGCTGACCGAGTCACGGGGCGGTGCGCGCAAGCTGGACCTGGTCGGCCTGGTGCTGTCCGCGGTGAGCGTGCTGAGCATCGTCTGGGGCGTCATTCACGGGGCCGACGACGGCTGGACCTCTGGCCCGGTCCTCGGCTCGCTGGTCGCCGGGGTGCTGCTGCTGATCGGGTTCGTGGTCTGGGAGAGCCGGACGGCGACCCCGATGCTGCCGCTGCGGCTGTTCTCGTCGCGGGCGTTCAGCGTGGTCAACCTGACCTCGTTCACCTTCTCGGTCGGCGTCTTCGGCGCGGTGTTCCTGCTGGCGCAGTACTTCCAGGTGGTCCAGGGGTACACGCCGCTGGAGTCCGGGATCCGCACGCTGCCGTGGACGATGGCGCCGATGGTGGTCGCCCCGCTGGCCGGGCTCGTCGTCGACCGGGTCGGCGCCCGCGCCCTGATCGGTACCGGTCAGGCCCTGCTGGCGATCGCGCTGGCCTGGATCGCCCTGGTGACCACGGTCGACGTCGAGTACGGCTCGCTGGTCGCGCCGTTCGTGCTGGCCGGGATCGGGATGGGCCTGACGTTCGCGCCGGCCGCCAGCGTGGTGATGGCGAGCGCCGCCGAGTCCGACCGGGGCGTCGCCTCCGGGACCAACAACACGATCCGCGAGATCGGCGTGGCGATGGGCGTCGCCGTGCTCGCCTCGGTCTTCGCGTCGGCCGGCTCCTACGAGAACCCGGCCCGGTACGTCGACGGGCTGGTCCCGGCCGTCTGGGTCGGCGCCTCGGTCGTCGCGGTCGGGGCGTTCGTCGCCCTGCTGTTGCCCGGTCGCCCGCGCGGGATCAGCCGGGGGTGA